One part of the Asterias amurensis chromosome 11, ASM3211899v1 genome encodes these proteins:
- the LOC139943725 gene encoding putative nuclease HARBI1, translating to MRSLHVYLNSSVLYGASVVIMALFLNARAHPKVYQMRTNREEVNRASYHRLFRFNKEHVEWLAGNFLPENNESRGGCLSPVERMETTLRYLADPGFQTSVAKVMGITQPTACTVIADTLDRISAHHETWIKFPTSNTEVTNAKQQWAETLGFPYTLGAIDCTHVRINKPGGQFGDDFINRKDFPSYNVQATCNEKWALTSVDVGWPVSVHDSRIFQTSAVYDAVSRNLQGVLLGDSGYGKAPYMITPFSEPSHPIQNHFNKLHKRNRVVVEQSFGQLKQGFPILRFGIRLKLENVSKCIMSCFDLHNIAKNLNDPFDDFHDEDAEQDDDDDDGNRVRPTARQVRQQGQQKRDEIAILLFNERDQ from the coding sequence ATGAGGAGCTTGCACGTTTACTTAAACAGCAGTGTCTTATATGGTGCAAGCGTTGTCATCATGGCGCTATTCCTGAATGCAAGAGCACATCCTAAGGTGTATCAGATGAGAACGAACCGTGAAGAAGTCAATCGTGCCAGTTATCATCGACTCTTTCGATTTAATAAGGAGCATGTGGAGTGGCTTGCAGGGAATTTCCTGCCAGAAAATAATGAGTCTCGTGGTGGATGTTTGTCGCCAGTTGAACGTATGGAAACGACTCTGCGTTACTTAGCGGATCCTGGTTTTCAGACATCGGTTGCAAAGGTGATGGGCATAACTCAGCCTACAGCCTGTACTGTCATTGCAGATACTTTGGATCGCATATCTGCTCACCATGAAACCTGGATTAAGTTCCCGACATCAAACACAGAAGTGACCAATGCAAAGCAACAGTGGGCCGAAACGCTTGGGTTTCCCTACACTCTTGGTGCCATAGACTGCACTCATGTGCGCATAAACAAACCTGGTGGACAGTTCGGGGACGACTTCATCAACCGCAAGGACTTCCCCTCCTACAACGTACAAGCAACATGTAATGAAAAATGGGCCTTAACTAGTGTTGATGTCGGTTGGCCTGTATCAGTACATGACTCGCGCATATTTCAAACATCAGCAGTGTATGACGCGGTTTCAAGAAATCTTCAAGGAGTTTTGCTCGGGGATTCTGGGTATGGGAAAGCCCCATATATGATTACGCCATTCAGTGAGCCAAGCCACCCTATCCAGAATCACTTCAACAAACTGCACAAGAGAAACCGAGTGGTAGTTGAACAATCATTTGGGCAGCTTAAACAGGGGTTCCCTATACTAAGATTCGGAATACGCCTGAAACTAGAAAACGTATCGAAGTGCATAATGTCATGTTTTGATTTGCACAACATAGCCAAGAATTTGAACGACCCATTTGATGACTTCCATGACGAAGATGCTGAgcaagatgatgatgatgacgatggcAATCGTGTAAGACCAACTGCACGTCAAGTACGCCAACAAGGACAGCAGAAGCGCGATGAGATCGCCATTCTTCTTTTCAATGAACGTGACCAATAA